One genomic window of Methanosarcina acetivorans C2A includes the following:
- a CDS encoding GNAT family N-acetyltransferase, with translation MAEQIEISQAVFEDAIQILALQKLAYQSEARIYNDWTIPPLLQTVEEIRDEFATHKFLKAVSESSIIGSVRTRVMDNTCHIGRLIVHPEWQNLGIGTRLVTEVELMHRDVARFELFTGSNSIRNLHLYHKLGYKEFRREPLGSKVELVYLEKIVIGKKKSIGYKNL, from the coding sequence ATGGCGGAACAAATTGAAATTTCCCAGGCAGTTTTCGAAGACGCAATTCAAATCCTGGCCCTTCAGAAACTGGCATACCAGAGCGAGGCTCGGATTTACAATGACTGGACCATACCTCCTTTGCTGCAGACCGTCGAAGAGATCCGGGACGAATTCGCTACCCATAAGTTCCTTAAAGCCGTCAGCGAAAGTTCAATTATAGGATCCGTACGAACTCGTGTAATGGATAACACTTGCCATATAGGCAGGCTGATTGTGCACCCTGAATGGCAGAACCTGGGGATAGGCACTCGTTTGGTGACAGAGGTTGAACTTATGCACCGGGATGTAGCCCGATTTGAACTCTTCACCGGATCGAATAGTATCAGAAATCTTCACCTCTATCATAAATTGGGGTATAAGGAGTTCAGACGGGAGCCGCTGGGCAGCAAAGTTGAACTTGTATATTTGGAGAAGATAGTGATTGGAAAAAAGAAAAGTATCGGATATAAAAATCTTTGA
- a CDS encoding transposase encodes MGKGNIAIDKSMIKTIVDGKIIIPLPKVLVENRYYPMFSIFSPTQCDSCGSKLHVNSHHTRFIISRYGTISLNVTYWLCPTCKKHYHDQVIGVQGSANYSSEYYDTQINVRYDGRCSLHNSRRIGETYTEGVINVCGRAPCPTSLWLYEQKLAKLSKQELLNQGVSFEETLYVDGNWIKNGWKKKLEEFIGTKLTKKEWKKMRYKSVYVVATKEKVILDFEVTERLPTIEALMPLFIRIKNRFPEDKIKKIVSDEDKAIIGAVKMVFPEVTHSFCVFHQLKNVSKRYYEEFSSIEEIPDNDKITYNEISQLILSDTVISAVAHIQKIREFNSDLELSEASHKAISYAEEIFSKNVSFLKKGFTPETDNTMEQIFSLICDIVDKARSFKTDNGLTNFCYNLFTFFNKRCFSTGKWKGFSPLMRARFQYG; translated from the coding sequence ATGGGAAAAGGAAACATTGCAATAGATAAATCAATGATAAAAACAATAGTTGACGGCAAAATAATAATTCCTTTGCCAAAAGTTTTGGTTGAAAATCGATACTATCCTATGTTCTCTATATTCTCCCCTACTCAGTGTGATAGTTGTGGAAGTAAATTACATGTTAACTCTCATCACACTCGTTTTATTATATCACGTTACGGCACTATATCTCTCAATGTTACATACTGGCTTTGTCCCACTTGTAAGAAACATTATCATGATCAGGTTATTGGTGTTCAGGGTTCTGCAAATTACAGTTCTGAATATTATGATACACAAATAAATGTCAGATACGATGGACGATGCAGTCTGCACAATTCTCGGCGAATTGGGGAAACATATACAGAAGGAGTAATAAATGTCTGTGGAAGAGCTCCTTGTCCCACTTCATTGTGGTTATATGAACAGAAACTAGCAAAACTTTCAAAGCAAGAACTTTTGAACCAAGGAGTTAGCTTTGAAGAAACATTGTATGTTGATGGGAATTGGATCAAGAATGGATGGAAAAAAAAGCTTGAAGAATTTATTGGAACGAAACTCACAAAGAAAGAATGGAAAAAAATGCGATATAAATCTGTTTACGTTGTTGCTACCAAAGAGAAGGTCATTTTAGATTTTGAAGTAACTGAGAGGTTACCAACAATTGAGGCTCTGATGCCTCTTTTTATACGAATAAAGAACCGATTTCCTGAAGATAAAATCAAAAAGATTGTTTCTGATGAGGATAAAGCGATCATTGGAGCCGTAAAAATGGTCTTTCCTGAAGTGACTCATTCTTTTTGTGTGTTTCATCAATTAAAAAACGTTAGTAAGAGGTATTATGAGGAATTCAGTTCTATTGAAGAGATTCCAGATAACGATAAGATTACCTACAATGAGATATCTCAATTGATACTTTCTGATACGGTTATCAGTGCTGTTGCGCATATTCAGAAGATACGAGAATTTAACTCTGATCTTGAACTTTCTGAAGCGTCTCATAAAGCGATTTCTTATGCCGAAGAGATTTTCAGCAAGAATGTGAGCTTCTTGAAAAAAGGTTTTACACCTGAGACAGATAATACAATGGAACAAATATTTTCTTTGATATGTGATATCGTAGACAAAGCAAGGTCATTCAAAACCGATAATGGACTAACTAATTTTTGTTACAATCTATTTACTTTTTTCAACAAACGGTGTTTCAGCACTGGAAAATGGAAAGGTTTCTCACCTTTAATGAGAGCAAGATTCCAATATGGATAA
- a CDS encoding UPF0228 family protein, whose product MNKISKVVVVFIVLLTFLVLMMQSQEVKVAGLLIQFENETTEPEVTAILENYDIPVNYTIDYNSNIGRGVYYVKVDEDKINELRKNENLISEIELKKGNYNIIILSEEFVPDENFLTILEKNNLQLKKVVVCYIHFGDGPADWVVGKNCILERDAIRIKNELETNEKVLIVGLDDIEG is encoded by the coding sequence CTGAATAAAATTAGCAAAGTAGTAGTTGTTTTTATTGTTCTTCTAACTTTCTTAGTACTGATGATGCAATCTCAAGAAGTTAAAGTAGCTGGTTTACTTATTCAATTTGAAAATGAAACTACTGAGCCGGAAGTTACAGCCATTCTTGAAAATTACGATATACCTGTGAATTATACCATAGACTATAATTCTAATATTGGACGAGGAGTGTACTACGTAAAAGTAGATGAAGATAAGATAAATGAATTGAGGAAAAATGAAAATCTGATTTCTGAAATTGAACTCAAAAAAGGGAATTATAACATAATTATATTATCTGAAGAATTTGTTCCGGATGAAAATTTTCTTACAATACTGGAAAAAAATAATCTACAGTTAAAAAAGGTAGTCGTGTGTTATATCCATTTTGGAGATGGACCAGCGGACTGGGTTGTGGGAAAGAATTGTATTCTGGAGAGGGATGCAATCAGGATAAAAAATGAGCTCGAAACAAATGAGAAAGTTTTGATTGTAGGCCTGGATGATATTGAAGGGTAA
- a CDS encoding beta-propeller fold lactonase family protein encodes MEEITCNKKYQEHTLIKVLGIISLTILTFAGVAGAAPFAYVTNIGDYDQRGPNVAVIDTATNNVTVRVPLGGGWPVGVAVNPAGTKIYVVDSPSDSTVYVIDTATNKVSAKVNLGSSYPARITFNPAGTRVYVTKQHDYPDIFVINPATNTLMAPIIVGPSTYSIAFTPDGKKIYAANCNNNTIYVIDATTNKVTANISVGDSPYELVVTPDGKKVYVANAESDNVSVIDTATDTVTATVNAGVYPTNVVIVPLTDSDMTAQSTGTNSNVTEDIGVEETNLSSEEINAVELNNYSDEKNSESDNDNGSNENDSSKNNSTPGFGLLVSLTCIYGGWKFRKK; translated from the coding sequence ATGGAAGAAATAACATGTAATAAAAAATATCAAGAGCACACTCTCATAAAAGTTTTGGGAATCATTTCACTTACGATTTTAACATTCGCTGGTGTAGCAGGTGCGGCTCCGTTTGCATATGTGACAAATATAGGAGATTATGATCAGAGAGGTCCTAATGTCGCTGTAATTGACACAGCAACTAACAATGTTACAGTCAGAGTGCCTCTCGGCGGAGGATGGCCTGTAGGAGTTGCAGTCAACCCTGCAGGAACAAAGATATATGTGGTGGACTCGCCTTCCGACTCCACTGTCTATGTAATTGACACAGCCACAAATAAGGTTAGTGCCAAAGTGAATTTAGGAAGTAGTTATCCTGCAAGAATTACATTTAACCCTGCAGGAACAAGAGTTTATGTAACGAAACAGCACGACTACCCTGACATCTTTGTAATTAATCCAGCGACAAACACTTTAATGGCACCGATTATTGTGGGGCCGAGTACTTATAGTATTGCATTTACCCCGGATGGAAAAAAAATCTATGCTGCAAATTGTAACAACAACACTATCTATGTAATTGATGCGACTACAAACAAAGTTACAGCCAATATATCTGTAGGAGACAGTCCTTATGAACTTGTAGTCACACCGGACGGAAAAAAGGTATATGTGGCAAACGCTGAAAGCGATAATGTCTCAGTGATTGACACAGCCACAGACACTGTTACGGCTACGGTGAATGCAGGAGTCTACCCTACTAATGTTGTAATTGTACCTCTTACAGATTCTGATATGACTGCCCAAAGCACAGGGACAAACTCCAACGTAACTGAAGACATAGGGGTTGAAGAAACTAACTTATCATCTGAAGAAATAAACGCTGTCGAATTAAATAATTACAGCGATGAAAAGAATTCAGAATCTGATAATGATAATGGCTCAAATGAAAATGATTCAAGCAAAAATAACTCTACTCCAGGTTTTGGATTATTAGTAAGCCTGACCTGCATTTATGGAGGTTGGAAGTTCAGGAAGAAGTAA
- a CDS encoding UPF0228 family protein translates to MSNVRKEIVAFIVLLSLLLLWTLFTQAPINTSTPVNTSTPVNTSTPVNTSTPVNTSTPVSTSTIDPESQVAGMAIQFKNGTSESEVKSTLQNYNMTQNYRITFDANHYPEYYIMVNKENITDVKGKLEKEKTWTEPIPAIEKGNYYIITISERVIHNKNFIMMLSKYNLQLEKFVWCDIRFLYSDGPLTYWISKEDAIRLKNELEQNENIFTIRFDYLYPPYDPTT, encoded by the coding sequence ATGAGTAATGTTAGAAAGGAAATTGTTGCCTTTATTGTTTTGCTGAGTCTCTTACTCTTATGGACACTATTTACACAAGCTCCAATTAATACATCTACTCCAGTTAATACATCTACTCCAGTTAATACATCTACTCCAGTTAATACATCTACTCCAGTTAATACATCTACACCAGTTAGTACATCTACTATAGATCCTGAATCTCAAGTAGCTGGTATGGCTATTCAATTTAAAAATGGAACTTCTGAGTCTGAAGTAAAATCTACTCTTCAAAACTATAACATGACTCAGAACTATAGAATAACATTTGACGCTAATCATTATCCGGAATATTACATAATGGTGAACAAAGAAAATATAACAGATGTAAAAGGTAAACTTGAAAAAGAGAAAACTTGGACTGAACCTATTCCAGCTATCGAAAAAGGAAATTATTACATAATTACAATATCTGAACGAGTTATTCATAATAAAAATTTTATTATGATGTTAAGTAAATATAATCTTCAATTGGAAAAGTTTGTTTGGTGTGATATCCGTTTTCTTTATAGTGATGGACCTCTGACGTACTGGATTTCGAAAGAAGATGCAATAAGGTTAAAGAATGAACTTGAACAAAATGAAAATATTTTTACTATACGATTTGATTACCTTTATCCTCCATATGACCCCACGACCTAA
- a CDS encoding beta-propeller fold lactonase family protein, whose product MKSKTISTIHIDTFSIPFPFVAMSNKVCRGYTLIRAFGITALAILILVGIAGAAPFAYVTNIGDYDQRGPNVAVIDTATNNVTARVPLGGGWPVGVAVNPAGTKIYVVDSPSDSTVYVIDTATNKVSAKVNLGSSYPARITFNPAGTRVYVTKQHDYTDIFVINPATNTLMAPIIVGPSTYGIAFTPDGKKIYAANCNNNTIYVIDAATNKVTANISVGDSPCGIAVTPDGKKVYVLNYDSNTVSVINTATDNVIATVPVGNSPNLVAVTSNGNKVYVANNNTVSVIDTATNNVIATIPVGTSSRKIVINPDGNRVYLVNFGSNSVSVIDTATDNVIANVPVGEQPMGIAVTPDGKRVYVTNSRSSNVSVIDTATDTVAATVNAGILPTGVVIVPLTDSDMTSQSTGAISSSTEDRGIEVTNISSSEEINAVELNNYSDENNPESDNDNGSNANDSSKNNSTPGFGLLESLAGLYVGWKLGKR is encoded by the coding sequence ATGAAAAGTAAAACTATCTCAACAATACATATTGACACCTTTTCTATTCCATTCCCATTTGTGGCAATGTCTAATAAAGTATGCAGAGGATATACCCTCATAAGAGCTTTTGGAATAACTGCACTTGCGATTTTAATACTGGTGGGCATAGCAGGTGCAGCTCCATTTGCATATGTGACAAATATAGGAGATTATGATCAGAGAGGTCCTAATGTCGCTGTAATTGACACAGCAACTAACAATGTTACAGCCAGAGTGCCTCTCGGCGGAGGATGGCCTGTAGGAGTTGCAGTCAACCCTGCAGGAACAAAGATATATGTGGTGGACTCGCCTTCCGACTCCACTGTATATGTAATTGACACAGCCACAAATAAGGTTAGTGCCAAAGTAAATTTAGGAAGTAGTTATCCTGCAAGAATTACATTTAACCCTGCAGGAACAAGAGTTTATGTAACGAAACAGCATGACTACACTGACATCTTTGTAATTAATCCAGCGACAAACACTTTAATGGCACCGATTATTGTGGGGCCGAGTACTTATGGTATTGCATTTACCCCGGATGGAAAAAAAATCTATGCTGCAAATTGTAACAACAACACTATCTATGTAATTGATGCAGCTACAAATAAAGTTACAGCCAATATATCTGTAGGAGACTCCCCTTGTGGAATTGCAGTCACACCGGACGGAAAAAAGGTATACGTACTCAACTATGACAGCAACACTGTCTCTGTAATTAACACAGCCACGGATAATGTAATAGCCACTGTGCCTGTAGGAAACTCGCCCAATCTTGTTGCAGTAACTTCTAATGGAAATAAAGTATATGTAGCTAACAATAACACTGTTTCCGTAATTGACACAGCTACGAATAATGTAATAGCCACTATACCTGTAGGAACTTCTTCTCGTAAAATTGTAATCAACCCAGATGGAAATAGGGTATATTTAGTGAACTTTGGTAGCAATAGCGTCTCTGTAATTGACACGGCCACAGATAATGTAATAGCCAACGTGCCTGTTGGAGAACAACCTATGGGAATTGCAGTCACACCAGATGGAAAAAGAGTATACGTGACAAACTCCAGAAGCAGCAATGTCTCAGTGATTGACACAGCCACAGATACTGTTGCGGCTACGGTAAATGCAGGAATTCTTCCTACTGGAGTTGTAATAGTACCTCTTACAGATTCTGATATGACTTCCCAAAGCACAGGGGCAATCTCCAGTTCAACTGAAGACAGAGGGATTGAAGTAACTAATATTTCTTCATCTGAAGAAATAAACGCTGTCGAATTAAATAATTACAGCGATGAAAATAATCCAGAATCTGATAATGATAATGGCTCAAATGCAAATGATTCGAGCAAAAATAACTCTACTCCAGGCTTCGGGTTATTGGAAAGCCTAGCCGGCCTGTATGTAGGGTGGAAACTTGGGAAAAGGTAA
- a CDS encoding C39 family peptidase: MNRNKIGVSILVLATLLIGMVLMPAVSAQEEKNYSVTVEEAFKHANANMISFIAADAPGFENWTGASVDPKPVELYDINGQKLFYQFSVYKEKKLIGTIDIYANKTLGNSFNDITFDPETYKVAEAMKKSKEIAKNEYPDGEIKSTKMVVYSYPSIGAMTVIKDKVTGVKHRIFVDAYTLKEVEDKPATETEPGVWSMYEMKLENGVEENLKEWEKSDQFTKSIEQAAANKGVNINAAVTEENIEKLSGDATITPKSTSVTLGVPLRGQEDPYWCGPACIQMISLYYGYPTPTQNSIYYYFPFDPDEEPSSGLAANDVIIWAEDKWGKTGTYTNTCTTTGVTTEINNNRPFYSLTIDHFRVCQGYLIQNGYYYMYINDPMPVGSNGTPKIERIGSGTERKRVYIH; the protein is encoded by the coding sequence ATGAACCGTAATAAAATTGGAGTAAGTATACTTGTTTTAGCAACACTGCTGATTGGTATGGTGTTAATGCCGGCAGTAAGTGCACAGGAAGAAAAAAATTATTCTGTAACTGTTGAGGAAGCTTTTAAGCATGCCAATGCAAACATGATAAGTTTCATAGCAGCCGATGCACCAGGCTTTGAAAACTGGACCGGTGCATCTGTTGATCCCAAACCGGTTGAGCTTTATGACATAAATGGTCAGAAATTATTTTATCAATTCTCAGTATACAAAGAAAAAAAATTGATAGGTACAATTGACATTTATGCCAATAAAACGCTGGGAAACTCATTCAACGACATTACATTTGATCCTGAAACTTATAAAGTGGCTGAAGCCATGAAGAAGTCAAAAGAAATCGCTAAAAATGAATACCCAGATGGGGAAATCAAATCAACTAAAATGGTTGTATACAGCTATCCAAGTATCGGGGCAATGACCGTTATAAAAGATAAAGTCACTGGAGTTAAACACCGGATATTTGTAGATGCATATACTCTTAAAGAGGTAGAAGATAAACCTGCAACTGAAACCGAGCCTGGAGTTTGGTCAATGTATGAGATGAAATTGGAGAATGGAGTGGAAGAGAATTTAAAAGAGTGGGAGAAAAGTGATCAATTCACAAAATCTATAGAACAAGCTGCGGCTAATAAAGGAGTTAATATTAATGCGGCAGTCACGGAAGAAAATATTGAAAAACTCAGTGGCGATGCAACGATAACGCCAAAAAGCACAAGTGTAACACTTGGTGTTCCCCTTCGTGGACAAGAAGACCCATATTGGTGTGGTCCAGCATGTATTCAAATGATTTCCTTGTACTATGGATATCCAACTCCGACACAAAACTCTATTTATTACTATTTCCCTTTCGATCCTGACGAAGAACCCAGTTCTGGACTCGCAGCTAATGACGTGATAATATGGGCTGAAGATAAATGGGGAAAAACGGGAACTTACACTAATACTTGTACTACTACTGGCGTTACTACAGAAATAAACAATAACAGACCATTTTACAGTTTGACTATAGATCATTTTAGAGTTTGCCAAGGATACCTAATTCAAAACGGATATTACTATATGTATATTAATGATCCAATGCCTGTTGGATCGAATGGTACACCAAAAATAGAACGAATTGGCAGCGGGACAGAAAGAAAACGTGTATACATACACTAA
- a CDS encoding beta-propeller fold lactonase family protein, giving the protein MSNKACRGYTLIRAFGITSLAILILAGLAGAAPFAYVTSPGIDTGTVFVIDTATDNLTDVVPVGGWPRDVVVNPVGTKVYVATPSPVSTTVSVIDTATNTVSSRVDAGSYPMGVAVNPAGTKVYVTDRDSTNISIINTATNTLMEPINVGLITRNVAFTPDGEKIYVTNSFNNTTSVIDAITNKITATIPVGDSPYEVAVSPNGNKVYVTNSGSNTVSVIDTAIDNVTATVHVGDSPSDIAISPYGKKVYVANSHSNNVSVIDTTTNNVTATVPVGKQPMGIAITPDGKKAYVANAESGNVSVIDTATNKVTATVNAGKYTINYPTKVAIGPLTNSDMTDQSIRATPSSTEDMGVEETNLSSSEKINDIKLNNSNNNNSESDNDNGSNENESRKNNSAPGFGLLGSLTCLYVGWKFRKK; this is encoded by the coding sequence ATGTCTAATAAAGCATGCAGAGGATATACCCTCATAAGAGCTTTTGGAATAACTTCACTTGCGATTTTAATATTGGCTGGTTTAGCAGGTGCAGCTCCGTTTGCATATGTGACGAGTCCGGGAATCGATACAGGAACCGTTTTTGTAATTGACACTGCAACTGATAATCTTACAGATGTGGTGCCTGTAGGAGGCTGGCCTAGAGATGTTGTAGTCAACCCGGTAGGAACAAAGGTATATGTGGCAACCCCAAGTCCGGTCAGCACAACTGTCTCTGTAATTGACACCGCAACAAATACAGTTAGTTCCAGGGTGGATGCAGGAAGTTATCCTATGGGAGTTGCAGTTAACCCTGCAGGAACAAAGGTTTATGTGACAGATCGTGACAGCACCAATATCTCTATAATTAACACAGCAACAAACACTTTAATGGAACCGATTAATGTGGGGCTGATTACCCGTAATGTTGCATTTACACCGGATGGGGAAAAAATCTATGTCACTAACAGTTTCAACAATACTACTTCTGTAATTGATGCGATTACAAACAAAATTACAGCCACTATACCTGTAGGAGACAGTCCTTATGAAGTTGCAGTTAGTCCTAATGGAAATAAGGTGTACGTGACTAATTCAGGTAGCAACACTGTTTCTGTAATCGACACAGCTATAGACAATGTCACAGCCACCGTGCACGTAGGAGATAGCCCCAGTGATATTGCAATCAGTCCTTATGGAAAAAAGGTATATGTAGCGAATTCTCACAGCAACAATGTTTCTGTAATTGATACAACAACTAACAATGTTACAGCCACTGTGCCTGTAGGAAAACAGCCAATGGGAATTGCAATCACACCAGATGGAAAAAAGGCATATGTGGCAAATGCTGAAAGTGGTAATGTCTCAGTGATTGACACGGCAACAAACAAAGTTACAGCGACTGTGAATGCAGGAAAATATACTATAAACTATCCTACTAAAGTTGCCATTGGGCCTCTTACAAATTCTGATATGACTGATCAAAGTATAAGGGCAACCCCCAGTTCAACTGAAGATATGGGAGTTGAAGAAACTAATTTATCATCCTCTGAAAAAATAAACGATATCAAACTCAATAACTCAAACAATAATAATTCAGAATCTGATAATGATAATGGCTCAAATGAAAATGAATCGAGAAAAAATAACTCTGCTCCAGGCTTCGGATTATTGGGAAGCCTGACCTGCCTGTATGTAGGGTGGAAGTTCAGGAAGAAGTAA
- the istB gene encoding IS21-like element ISMac9 family helper ATPase IstB: MNNFSYERLHSNLQYLKLNTIEEVLDNYLEIAARDSKTTMEVLDYLFEQEKKYREAAAIERKMKSAAFPVKKTLEEFDFEFQKSIDKKAIEDLATLRFVHNLENVVFLGPPGVGKSHLAIALGIEVAKAGISVYFTNTGNLIEKLKIANREGMLEKKLKGFMKFKVLIIDEMGYLPFDEEGAHCLFQLISRRYEKSSTIFTSNKSYGEWGEIFKDQVIAAAVLDRILHHCTTINIRGESYRLKERKKHGIKSGNIYQ, translated from the coding sequence ATGAACAATTTCAGCTATGAGAGACTTCACAGTAACCTGCAATACCTCAAACTGAATACTATTGAAGAGGTTCTGGACAACTATCTTGAAATTGCTGCAAGAGATAGCAAGACAACAATGGAAGTACTTGATTATCTGTTTGAACAGGAAAAGAAGTACAGAGAAGCTGCTGCAATTGAGAGAAAAATGAAAAGTGCAGCATTTCCTGTGAAAAAGACTCTTGAGGAATTCGATTTTGAATTTCAGAAATCCATTGATAAAAAAGCAATCGAAGACCTTGCAACCTTGAGATTTGTTCATAATTTAGAGAATGTCGTTTTCCTTGGTCCTCCCGGAGTTGGAAAGTCTCATCTTGCAATCGCTCTTGGGATTGAAGTAGCAAAAGCAGGGATTTCGGTTTACTTTACCAATACAGGAAACCTTATCGAGAAGTTGAAAATAGCAAATCGAGAAGGAATGCTTGAAAAGAAACTCAAAGGCTTTATGAAATTTAAAGTTCTGATCATTGATGAAATGGGTTATCTCCCATTTGATGAGGAAGGAGCTCACTGTTTATTTCAGTTGATTTCCAGACGTTATGAAAAGAGTTCGACCATCTTTACGTCAAATAAATCATATGGAGAATGGGGAGAGATATTCAAAGACCAGGTAATAGCGGCTGCTGTACTTGATAGAATTCTCCATCACTGTACTACAATTAACATCAGAGGAGAAAGTTACAGGCTGAAAGAAAGGAAGAAACATGGTATAAAATCAGGAAATATCTACCAGTAA